From one Catenuloplanes nepalensis genomic stretch:
- the rpsD gene encoding 30S ribosomal protein S4: MNQTRPKVRISRALGMPLTRKCVKYFEKRPYPPGVHGRSRKKPSDYQVRLLEKQRLRHQYNISETQLRRAFDDAVRKQGRTGENLLQILESRLDATVHRAGLTRTIYQARQLVAHGHFTVDGKKVDRPSYRLKEGQVVEVRERSRVKPPFQVAATGAHIDGPTAPYLSTALEELKTTVLRTPTRSEIPVLCDEQLVVEFYAR, translated from the coding sequence GTGAACCAAACCAGGCCCAAGGTCCGCATTTCCCGTGCCCTCGGCATGCCGCTGACGCGCAAGTGCGTCAAGTACTTCGAGAAGCGGCCGTACCCGCCGGGCGTGCACGGGCGGTCCCGCAAGAAGCCGTCGGACTACCAGGTCCGGCTGCTGGAGAAGCAGCGGCTGCGGCATCAGTACAACATCTCCGAGACCCAGCTCCGGCGCGCGTTCGACGACGCGGTCCGCAAGCAGGGTCGTACCGGCGAAAACCTGCTGCAGATCCTGGAGAGCCGCCTGGACGCCACCGTGCACCGCGCGGGGCTCACCCGGACGATCTACCAGGCCCGCCAGCTCGTCGCCCACGGCCACTTCACCGTGGACGGCAAGAAGGTCGACCGGCCGTCCTACCGACTCAAGGAGGGCCAGGTCGTGGAGGTCCGCGAGCGCAGCCGCGTGAAGCCGCCGTTCCAGGTGGCGGCGACCGGCGCGCACATCGACGGCCCGACCGCGCCCTACCTGTCGACCGCGCTGGAGGAGCTCAAGACCACGGTCCTGCGCACCCCGACTCGCTCCGAGATCCCGGTGCTCTGCGACGAGCAGCTGGTCGTCGAGTTCTACGCACGGTAA
- a CDS encoding DUF2470 domain-containing protein, whose protein sequence is MHPSPAEVARTLAAGRLPGSATIACRPGPHPVRHVTDGAGRVLMLSRRDGRLTEALVPTDGADDTAMVLDVTDVPPVAGAPSLGHAWIAGWAVALSGDDAREAAIEFAAVDPTGDLLDVEGEFVLHRLDVAEVRLERGGVTLDVDPDEYAEAEPDPLHAIEWDLLSDLADHHEPEITTFLKAQLDKAGMPYGAREPRVVRMDRYGMLVDIGAAKTVRLSYAHPVADRADLARLLHPVLCPRCAASDSSPETSHAV, encoded by the coding sequence ATGCACCCCAGCCCCGCCGAGGTCGCCCGCACGCTGGCCGCCGGCCGACTTCCCGGCAGCGCGACGATCGCCTGCCGTCCCGGCCCACACCCCGTCCGGCACGTCACCGACGGCGCCGGCCGGGTGCTGATGCTCAGCCGCCGCGACGGCAGGCTCACGGAGGCGCTGGTCCCGACGGACGGCGCGGACGACACCGCGATGGTCCTGGACGTCACGGACGTGCCGCCGGTCGCCGGTGCGCCGTCGCTCGGCCACGCCTGGATCGCGGGCTGGGCCGTCGCCCTCTCCGGTGACGACGCGCGCGAGGCCGCGATCGAGTTCGCCGCGGTCGACCCGACCGGCGACCTGCTCGACGTCGAGGGCGAGTTCGTGCTGCACCGCCTGGACGTGGCCGAGGTCCGGCTGGAGCGCGGCGGCGTCACGCTCGACGTCGACCCGGACGAGTACGCCGAGGCCGAGCCGGACCCGCTGCACGCGATCGAGTGGGATCTCCTCAGCGACCTCGCGGACCACCACGAACCGGAGATCACCACGTTCCTCAAGGCCCAGCTGGACAAGGCCGGCATGCCGTACGGCGCGCGCGAGCCCCGGGTGGTGCGGATGGACCGCTACGGCATGCTGGTCGACATCGGCGCGGCGAAGACCGTCCGGCTCTCCTACGCGCACCCGGTCGCGGACCGCGCGGACCTGGCCCGGCTGCTGCACCCGGTGCTCTGCCCGCGCTGCGCCGCCTCGGACTCCTCCCCGGAGACGTCACACGCCGTTTAG
- a CDS encoding TetR/AcrR family transcriptional regulator — MAGRTGRRPGNPDTRESILGAARSVFADKGYDKASIRAIASAAEVDPALVHHYFGTKDQLFLAAMQSPIDPGQLLPEVLAAGPDGAGERMIRMVLRVWDGPAGKAGVALIRSAMTNDWTARLFREFISTQVLRRAMTELAIDPAEAPIRSNLIATQIGGLIMMRYVIRLEPIASSPAETIVTTVGPTLQRYLTDDIEGLNGV, encoded by the coding sequence ATGGCGGGTCGGACCGGGCGCAGGCCGGGCAACCCGGACACCCGGGAGTCGATCCTCGGCGCGGCGCGGTCCGTCTTCGCCGACAAGGGCTACGACAAGGCCTCGATCCGCGCGATCGCGTCCGCCGCCGAGGTCGATCCGGCGCTGGTGCACCACTACTTCGGCACCAAGGACCAGCTGTTCCTGGCCGCGATGCAATCGCCGATCGACCCGGGTCAGCTGCTGCCGGAGGTGCTGGCCGCGGGCCCGGACGGCGCCGGCGAGCGCATGATCCGGATGGTCCTCCGGGTGTGGGACGGCCCGGCCGGGAAGGCGGGCGTGGCGCTGATCCGGTCCGCGATGACGAACGACTGGACCGCGCGCCTGTTCCGCGAGTTCATCTCCACGCAGGTGCTCCGCCGCGCGATGACCGAGCTGGCGATCGACCCGGCGGAGGCGCCGATCCGGTCGAACCTGATCGCCACGCAGATCGGCGGATTGATCATGATGCGGTACGTGATCCGGCTGGAGCCGATCGCGTCGTCCCCAGCGGAGACGATCGTCACCACGGTCGGCCCGACCCTGCAGCGCTACCTTACCGACGACATCGAGGGCCTAAACGGCGTGTGA